GGATGAATCGCGCCGTGGTCGTGCGCACGACCGCGGGACTGGCCGCGTGGCTGTCCGCGCAGGGCAGTGGCGGTGGGATCGCCGTTGTCGGCAGTGACGCCCGGCACGGCTCGGGGCAATTCGCCGAGGACACCGCCGGGGTCCTCGCTGCGGCCGGGTTCGATGTGCGCATGCTCGCCGAGCCGCTGCCGACACCGGTACTGGCGCATGCGACGCGCACTCTCGGCGCGGTGGTAGGGGTGCAGATCACTGCTTCGCACAATCCGCCCCAGGACAACGGTTACAAGGTCTACCTGCACGGCGGGATCCAGCTCGTCGACCCCGCCGACACCGAGATCGAAGCCGCGATCTCGGAGGTGGCTGCGGCGATTTCGATTCCGCGCGAGCGCTCCTGGACGGTGCACCACACCGCGCTGAACGATTACCTGGCTCGGCTGGCGTCTCTACCGCGCGGTAAGAGCCGTGATTTGCGGATCGCGGCCACCGCGTTGCACGGCGTCGGTGCCCAGCCACTGCGGTATGCCCTGCACCTGGTGGGGTTCACCGACGTGCACCTGGTGGCCGCCCAAACCGAACCCGATGCCGATTTCCCGACGGTGAGCTTCCCGAACCCGGAGGAACCGGGCGCCGCCGACGCCCTGCTCGCGCTGGCAGCGGAGATCGATGCGGATCTTGCCGTGGCGCTGGATCCCGATGCCGATCGCTGCGCGCTCGGCATCCCCGCGGGCGACGGCACCTGGCGGATGTTGCGCGGCGACGAGACCGGTGCCCTGCTCGGTGAATACATATTGTCCACTCCGGACCGAGAAGCCCACCCGGACCCGCTGGTGGCCACCACCATCGTCTCCGCCACGATGCTGCGGGAAATCGCCTCCGCCCACCATGCCCGGTACGACGAGACCCTCACCGGCTTCAAATGGCTCGTGCGCTCCGGTGACGGTTCCGGCAGCGGGCTGATCTACGCCTACGAAGAAGCGCTCGGGCACTGCGTGGACCCCGACCATGTCCGCGACAAGGACGGCATCTCCGCCGCGGTGCTGGCCTGCGACATGGCCGCCACCGGCAAGGAGTCCGGACGGAGCCTGCAGGACGGGCTCGACACCCTCGCGCGATCGCACGGCGTGCACGAGACCGGCCAGTTCGCACTACGCGTCACCGACCTCGGCAGGATCGAGGAAACGATGCGGCGACTGCGCGCCGAACCTCCGCAGGAACTCGCGGGCGTGGCAGTACGGTCTCGTGACCTGTTGCCGGACTCCGACACCCTGGTGTTTCACGGAGAGGCACGGGAGTCTCCCCTCGGACACGGTGGCTCCCGGCACGAGGGCTCCCGGCACGATGACGCGGGAAGCGGCGGGCTGCGGGTCGTCGTGCGTCCTTCCGGCACCGAACCCAAGCTCAAGTGCTACCTGCAGGTCGTCGAAAGCGTCCCGGAGCCGGGCGGTCGCGGCGATCTCGATGCAGCCCTACAGCGCGCTCGCTCCCGCCTGTCCGAACTGCACAGCGCCGTGTCGGCACTCGTGACTCGCGAGTGAATTCCCCGCTCGCACCGCCCCGCGCACTCCCGAGCACTGAAGTGCCCGGACCGAACCGGCTGGACTAGACTGGCTGCGATGCCGCGGCTACTGATCGTGCACCACACTCCGTCTCCGGGGATGCAGGCGATGTTCGAGAAGGTCCTCGAGGGAGCAACCACCGACGAGATCGAAGACGTCGAGGTCGTCCGGCGTGCCGCACTGTCGGCCACCGCGAGCGATGTGCTGGAGGCGGACGGCTACCTGCTCGGCACCCCGGCCAACCTGGGCTACATCTCGGGTGCACTGAAGCACTTCTTCGACCAGATCTACTACCCCTGCCTGGACTCCACCGGCGGACGGCCGTACGGGCTGTACGTGCACGGCAACGAAGGCCCCGAAGGCGCGCTCAGGGCCGTCGGCTCCATCACCTCCGGCCTGGGCTGGAAACAGGCGGCGGAGCCCGTCACCCATTCCGGGCAGCCGGACGCACGGGCTCTGGAGGCCTGTTGGGAGCTCGGTGCCACTCTCGCCGCCAACCTGATGCCGTAGGACCTCCGACCGTCCCGGCGTCCGCTTCGTCACTTTCCGCAGTTTCGGCAGGATGCGGGCTTGCAAGTGAAGCCGTAGTGGGAGACCCTTTCACAGTGAGTGAGGAAACGATCGAACTCGAACTCGACGATTCCGGCGTCTCCGTGGATCTTCCCCAACCCACTGGTGACATGGACCAGATTCAGGGTGTGCCCTACCGACCGGTCGAGTTCCGTGACGACGATCTCCCGACCGCGCTGGAGCGGTCCGCCCGCTGGCTGCGCCAAGCGCAGGACTGGCTGGGCGAGCCCGTGGACGTCATCGCCGTCCACCTCGATTACGACGACCGCCAGGGTGCGCCCTACTATGATCTGAAGTTGCTGTGCAACGAGGAGGACCTGGCAGGCGCACCGGTCGCGATACGCAAGGCAGCGGCGGAAAACACGGGCTGACCCGGTACACGCAGGAACATCCACCTACCGTGGCCCGTCCGGACCATACCGGTGGGCGGGCCACGGACCTCGTAACGAAGATCCGCAGAAGCCGGCCTCGGATCAGAACCCGGTGTTGCGTCCCTTCCACTCCGTGGCCCTGCGCAGTACCTGCACGGCGCCGTCGAGCAGCACACCGCCGAACAGGGCATTGGTGAACGGCGCCAACGGTGCCAATGACGCCTTGGCACGCATCACCCGCGCCGTACGAGTATGGGCGGTTCCCTGTGCGGCCCAGCCCACGAGTCCGACGGCCACCAGGACCGGCCGGTGAGCACGCACGCCGGTCAGTACCGCCACCGGCGCGGTCAGCGACAACGCGACCTGGCCGAGCCCGCCACCGATCAGGACCGTCAGTGACCCCTGGGTACCGGCGACGAAACTCTTGCGAAACGACACCCATCCCTGGCGGAACGGGTCCATACCGCTGGTGGTCACATGGTCCAGCCCGTCCACGGTCCGGGTGATCCCGCCGTGGTCACGCACGGAGGTCGCGATGGCGACATCCTCGTTGCGCCTGCCCGCGAGGGCCGCCCAACCGCCCA
This Haloactinomyces albus DNA region includes the following protein-coding sequences:
- a CDS encoding phospho-sugar mutase, which produces MRSSLDPRVRAATYRWIADDLDPESGSELQEILASAIAGSAEAIADLDDRMSTSLTFGTSGLRGPVRAGPNGMNRAVVVRTTAGLAAWLSAQGSGGGIAVVGSDARHGSGQFAEDTAGVLAAAGFDVRMLAEPLPTPVLAHATRTLGAVVGVQITASHNPPQDNGYKVYLHGGIQLVDPADTEIEAAISEVAAAISIPRERSWTVHHTALNDYLARLASLPRGKSRDLRIAATALHGVGAQPLRYALHLVGFTDVHLVAAQTEPDADFPTVSFPNPEEPGAADALLALAAEIDADLAVALDPDADRCALGIPAGDGTWRMLRGDETGALLGEYILSTPDREAHPDPLVATTIVSATMLREIASAHHARYDETLTGFKWLVRSGDGSGSGLIYAYEEALGHCVDPDHVRDKDGISAAVLACDMAATGKESGRSLQDGLDTLARSHGVHETGQFALRVTDLGRIEETMRRLRAEPPQELAGVAVRSRDLLPDSDTLVFHGEARESPLGHGGSRHEGSRHDDAGSGGLRVVVRPSGTEPKLKCYLQVVESVPEPGGRGDLDAALQRARSRLSELHSAVSALVTRE
- a CDS encoding flavodoxin family protein translates to MPRLLIVHHTPSPGMQAMFEKVLEGATTDEIEDVEVVRRAALSATASDVLEADGYLLGTPANLGYISGALKHFFDQIYYPCLDSTGGRPYGLYVHGNEGPEGALRAVGSITSGLGWKQAAEPVTHSGQPDARALEACWELGATLAANLMP